In Elusimicrobiaceae bacterium, one DNA window encodes the following:
- a CDS encoding Crp/Fnr family transcriptional regulator: MTVQYLKKVGFFRHLKPAELNRISSITSQVRVKTGELIFSKEDIGRSFFVVTAGKVKIFTGSPQNRNKTLAYMVEGDFFGEMALLGGKTRSASAEAVTDSELIIIDRQRFFQLIETDTSFTLCLLRTLSERLRKANQDIESLLFHNMLGRLSFTILRLTRERGIKKENNQINLSLHELADLLGTTREPLSRSLSVMKKAGILDYKEKKIIILDRKRLESMAPLYP, translated from the coding sequence ATGACGGTTCAATACCTCAAAAAAGTCGGGTTTTTCAGGCATCTCAAGCCGGCCGAACTCAATCGAATAAGCTCAATCACCTCGCAGGTGCGGGTAAAAACGGGCGAACTGATTTTTTCAAAAGAAGACATCGGCAGAAGTTTTTTTGTGGTAACCGCCGGGAAAGTGAAAATTTTCACCGGCTCGCCGCAGAACCGGAATAAAACGCTGGCTTACATGGTGGAGGGCGATTTTTTCGGCGAGATGGCCCTGCTGGGCGGCAAAACCCGCTCCGCCTCGGCCGAAGCGGTGACCGACAGCGAACTTATCATCATTGACCGCCAGCGTTTCTTCCAACTGATTGAAACCGACACCAGTTTCACGCTGTGCCTGCTGCGCACGCTTTCGGAACGGCTGAGAAAAGCGAATCAGGACATAGAGTCGCTGCTGTTTCACAACATGCTGGGCCGGCTGTCGTTTACGATACTGCGGCTGACACGGGAACGCGGCATAAAAAAAGAAAACAACCAGATCAACCTGTCGCTGCACGAACTGGCCGATCTGCTGGGCACCACGCGAGAGCCGCTGTCGCGCTCGCTTTCCGTTATGAAAAAAGCCGGCATTCTGGATTATAAAGAGAAGAAAATCATCATTCTCGACCGCAAACGCCTGGAAAGCATGGCGCCTTTATATCCATGA